A genomic segment from Vicinamibacterales bacterium encodes:
- a CDS encoding M4 family metallopeptidase, translating into MPQPRFRHWTSALVAGAVVWMALDRPAAPRAQARDRVTTLRATEATPGDLRQTVDDVRRMERDGALEVASAKDDLLLPGHRHERLQQYHLGLKVVGGSIVRQTAKGVVTSLLGQVYDTAGVTSARAARSRDAVATQIRDGGESLLGDPVLVFLGLEDGSVALAYEVHARRSAFDARTVYIDAATGAERRSLPLVKDQGAVGEGLGVLGDRKKVASRLVGGAYYAEDLLRPPQLWTIDFRSNRARLDEVADGDPVVQSDLASDSDNVWTDPVAVDAHVYLGWTYDFIFKRLGARGLDNGDAPMFGTVNVYSPQQCVTPLPANEFGILCVNAFWLGPPFGPGGHGMMVFGNGIPSNFFLTATGQTVGPLAGALDVVAHELTHGVTDYTSGLEYQGESGALNESFSDMMGVAAEFYFQPRGANLMQADYLIAEDAFKALRPGARSGLRSIQSPTQFGDPDHYSLRYAGPLDNGGVHVNSGIPNHAFYLAIEGGANRVSGLSVTGVGAANREQIERVFFRAFTQMLPVRATFSQARAATIQSARDLYPSTASVERAVTDAWTAVGVQ; encoded by the coding sequence GTGCCCCAGCCCCGATTCCGCCACTGGACGTCCGCCCTCGTCGCCGGCGCCGTCGTCTGGATGGCCCTCGATCGCCCCGCTGCGCCCCGAGCCCAGGCCCGCGATCGCGTCACGACGCTGCGCGCCACGGAAGCGACGCCGGGCGACCTCCGGCAGACCGTGGACGACGTCCGGAGGATGGAGCGCGACGGTGCCCTGGAGGTGGCGTCGGCCAAGGACGACCTGCTCCTGCCCGGCCACCGGCACGAACGGCTGCAGCAGTACCACCTGGGCCTGAAGGTCGTGGGCGGCTCGATCGTGCGGCAGACGGCCAAGGGCGTCGTGACCTCGCTCCTCGGGCAGGTGTACGACACCGCCGGCGTCACCTCGGCGCGGGCGGCCAGGAGCCGCGACGCCGTGGCGACGCAGATCCGGGACGGCGGGGAGTCGCTGCTCGGCGACCCGGTGCTGGTATTCCTCGGCCTCGAGGACGGCTCGGTGGCCCTGGCCTACGAGGTGCACGCGCGCCGGTCGGCGTTCGACGCGCGCACGGTCTACATCGACGCGGCCACGGGCGCCGAGCGGCGATCGCTGCCGCTCGTGAAGGATCAGGGGGCGGTGGGCGAAGGCCTGGGGGTGCTGGGCGACCGCAAGAAGGTGGCGAGCCGGCTGGTCGGCGGCGCTTACTACGCCGAGGACCTGCTCAGGCCGCCGCAGCTCTGGACGATCGACTTCCGCTCGAATCGCGCGCGGCTCGACGAGGTCGCCGACGGCGATCCGGTCGTGCAGTCAGACCTGGCCAGTGACTCCGACAACGTCTGGACCGACCCGGTGGCGGTCGACGCGCACGTGTACCTCGGGTGGACCTACGACTTCATCTTCAAGCGGCTGGGCGCGCGCGGCCTCGACAACGGCGACGCGCCGATGTTCGGCACCGTCAACGTCTACTCGCCGCAGCAGTGCGTGACCCCCCTGCCGGCCAACGAGTTCGGGATTCTGTGCGTGAACGCGTTCTGGCTCGGGCCGCCCTTCGGCCCCGGCGGCCACGGCATGATGGTGTTCGGGAACGGCATCCCCTCCAACTTCTTCCTGACCGCGACCGGCCAGACCGTGGGGCCGCTCGCCGGCGCCCTCGACGTGGTGGCGCACGAGCTCACGCACGGCGTCACCGACTACACCTCCGGACTCGAGTATCAGGGGGAGTCGGGCGCCCTCAACGAGTCCTTCTCCGACATGATGGGCGTGGCGGCCGAGTTCTACTTCCAGCCGCGCGGAGCGAACCTGATGCAGGCCGACTACCTGATCGCCGAGGACGCCTTCAAGGCCCTGCGACCCGGTGCGCGGTCGGGCCTCCGGTCCATCCAGTCGCCCACGCAGTTCGGCGATCCCGATCACTATTCCCTGCGCTACGCGGGGCCGCTGGACAACGGCGGCGTGCACGTCAACTCCGGCATCCCGAACCACGCGTTCTACCTGGCCATCGAAGGCGGCGCCAACCGCGTCTCGGGCCTGTCGGTGACCGGCGTGGGCGCCGCCAACCGCGAGCAGATCGAGCGGGTGTTCTTCCGCGCGTTCACACAGATGCTGCCCGTCCGCGCCACCTTCTCGCAGGCCCGGGCCGCCACCATCCAGTCGGCGCGCGACCTCTATCCGTCCACGGCGTCGGTGGAACGGGCCGTGACCGACGCGTGGACCGCCGTCGGCGTGCAGTGA
- a CDS encoding aconitase family protein: MPQIAAPVRFRPAQSLETLPGPRPSDLAGHGAAPLITGRALVIWDPRAPGAKKLDAIDTDQITPAADCVSESLDTLDERWKAGSFRYLLPDFRARVHAGETFVVAGDRFAIGSSREMSPAGLKAIAEEVGLQMVIVCGHNMGDIFRRNSFNLGLHVVQSPEAVADASDGDEFSFDPSSRLLKNVTRGTTYTPVPLSAKEDEIRQSGGIFAVGRREFRDACARPVAVEWPDEATARRLSTTQQIVWAHRVDRDARVEPGATLRVWADLLPASDGTAPFAIHTFNQITGGQAIYPRQAAVANDHFVFTGRDDDDKQTAIGRQFAAFHGMEKPYYASPGDGIFHFYFPEQGLVVPGQFIPGADSHSRAYGAYGAVGLGVGSTTLGFGWSTGYVYFTMAKQRRVRFTGRLNPWVTGKDIVLELLRRWGAAQSQGMSVELADVDRQLPMPYRNTIANMMAEAEALNGIFAPDETTSAWFRAKGMAELPYPPIACGADAVFEIDEELALGEVAPMIAKPFSPGNAFHAADVAKERLTFDKALIGSCTNGSYDDLLSGALVLVAARDKGLTKAATEFVVFPGSIGVAHAIERPDPRLDGESIADVFRSVGGEIRQSWCGPCFGQGPDALGKGQRAITTFNRNWQNRMGLGGEGYLASPSVVAASALAGYMAPPTELGLAWDAARYGL; the protein is encoded by the coding sequence GTGCCCCAGATCGCCGCGCCCGTCCGCTTCCGTCCCGCCCAGTCGCTCGAGACCCTGCCAGGCCCGCGTCCCTCCGATCTCGCGGGCCACGGCGCCGCCCCCCTCATCACGGGCCGCGCGCTCGTCATCTGGGATCCGAGGGCGCCGGGGGCGAAGAAGCTCGACGCGATCGACACCGACCAGATCACGCCGGCCGCCGACTGCGTCTCCGAGTCGCTGGACACGCTGGACGAGCGATGGAAGGCGGGGTCGTTCCGCTACCTCCTGCCGGACTTCCGCGCGCGCGTCCACGCCGGCGAGACGTTCGTCGTCGCGGGCGACCGGTTCGCCATCGGCAGCTCCCGCGAGATGAGCCCGGCGGGCCTCAAGGCCATCGCCGAAGAGGTCGGCCTGCAGATGGTGATCGTCTGCGGCCACAACATGGGCGACATCTTCCGGCGGAACAGCTTCAACCTGGGCCTGCACGTGGTGCAGAGCCCCGAGGCGGTGGCGGACGCCAGCGACGGCGACGAGTTCAGCTTCGATCCGTCGAGCCGCCTCCTGAAGAACGTCACGCGGGGCACGACCTACACGCCCGTGCCGCTCAGCGCCAAGGAAGACGAGATCCGGCAGAGCGGCGGCATCTTCGCCGTGGGGCGGCGCGAGTTCCGGGACGCATGCGCGCGCCCGGTCGCCGTCGAGTGGCCTGACGAGGCGACGGCGCGGCGCCTGTCGACGACGCAGCAGATCGTGTGGGCGCACCGCGTGGATCGGGACGCCAGGGTGGAGCCGGGCGCGACCCTGCGCGTGTGGGCGGACCTGCTCCCGGCGTCGGATGGCACGGCGCCCTTCGCCATCCACACGTTCAACCAGATCACGGGCGGGCAGGCCATCTACCCGCGGCAGGCGGCGGTGGCCAACGACCACTTCGTCTTCACCGGCCGTGACGACGACGACAAGCAGACGGCCATCGGCCGCCAGTTCGCGGCCTTCCACGGCATGGAGAAGCCGTACTACGCCAGCCCCGGCGACGGCATCTTCCACTTCTACTTCCCGGAGCAGGGCCTGGTGGTGCCGGGCCAGTTCATCCCCGGCGCCGATTCCCACAGCCGGGCGTACGGCGCCTACGGGGCGGTGGGCCTGGGTGTCGGCTCCACCACGCTCGGCTTCGGCTGGTCCACCGGATACGTCTACTTCACGATGGCCAAGCAGCGCCGCGTGCGCTTCACCGGGCGGCTGAACCCGTGGGTGACGGGCAAGGACATCGTGCTGGAGCTGCTCCGCCGCTGGGGCGCGGCGCAGTCGCAGGGCATGTCGGTGGAGCTGGCCGACGTGGACCGGCAGCTGCCGATGCCCTATCGCAACACCATCGCGAACATGATGGCCGAGGCCGAGGCCCTGAACGGCATCTTCGCGCCGGACGAGACGACCTCCGCGTGGTTCCGCGCCAAGGGCATGGCGGAGCTTCCGTACCCGCCGATCGCGTGCGGGGCCGACGCGGTCTTCGAGATCGACGAGGAGCTGGCGCTGGGCGAGGTGGCGCCCATGATCGCCAAGCCGTTCTCGCCCGGCAACGCCTTCCACGCCGCCGACGTCGCGAAGGAGCGCCTCACGTTCGACAAGGCCCTGATCGGGTCGTGCACCAACGGCAGCTACGACGACCTCCTGTCCGGCGCGCTCGTGCTCGTGGCGGCCCGCGACAAGGGACTCACGAAAGCCGCCACGGAGTTCGTCGTGTTCCCCGGGTCGATCGGGGTGGCGCATGCCATCGAGCGTCCCGATCCGCGGCTGGACGGGGAGTCCATCGCGGACGTGTTCCGGAGCGTCGGCGGCGAGATCCGCCAGTCGTGGTGCGGGCCGTGCTTCGGCCAGGGGCCGGACGCGCTCGGGAAGGGGCAGCGCGCCATCACCACCTTCAACCGTAACTGGCAGAACCGGATGGGCCTCGGCGGCGAGGGCTACCTGGCGAGCCCGTCGGTGGTGGCCGCCTCCGCGCTGGCCGGCTACATGGCGCCGCCCACCGAGTTGGGGCTCGCGTGGGACGCCGCCCGCTACGGCCTCTGA